A section of the Amycolatopsis sp. AA4 genome encodes:
- a CDS encoding RICIN domain-containing protein produces the protein MPQPDGTLADRNSSLCLDTKDVGTAVGTPLVIRRCIGSASQKWQPGDSQPS, from the coding sequence ATGCCCCAGCCCGACGGAACCCTCGCCGATCGCAACTCGAGCCTGTGCCTGGACACCAAGGACGTCGGCACCGCCGTCGGCACGCCGCTGGTCATCAGACGGTGCATCGGAAGCGCCAGCCAGAAATGGCAGCCCGGCGACAGCCAGCCGTCCTGA